Proteins from one Ipomoea triloba cultivar NCNSP0323 chromosome 1, ASM357664v1 genomic window:
- the LOC116015898 gene encoding putative lipase YOR059C isoform X2, which yields MNNLWKSLSLRALSMATTQGDIASPSVIIDEEDNPEHLLVLVHGIMGSPGDWTYVQAELKRQLGRSFMIYASSSNAYTKTFTGIDEAGKRLADEIMLVVKERKSLKKISFLAHSLGGLIARYGVAALYTPIVSSDLSTGNRNPLCSSNNGLIAELEPINFITLATPHLGVRGKKQLPFLFGVSILEKLAAPMAPIFAGHTGSQLFLTDEEPNKPPLLLRMASDCEDGKFISALGAFRSRTIYANICYDHMVGWRTSSIRRETELIEPSTRSLDGYKHVVEVEHCPPISSEGPRFPPEATKAKEAAQNEPSTQNTLEYHEILEEEMIRGLQQLGWKKVDVSFESAPLPFFAHNNINVKNERLHNAGAGVIAHVVDSIKQQESDTLVAAATL from the exons ATGAATAATCTCTGGAAAAGTTTAAGCCTAAGAGCTCTTTCTATGGCTACAACTCAAGGAGACATTGCATCTCCGAGTGTCATCATTGATGAAGAAGATAACCCTGAGCATCTTCTTGTCCTTGTTCACGGCATCATGGGAAG CCCGGGTGACTGGACTTATGTACAAGCAGAGCTGAAGAGGCAGCTGGGAAGAAGTTTTATGATCTATG CAAGCTCCTCTAACGCCTACACCAAAACATTTACCGGGATTGATGAGGCTGGAAAACGACTAGCGGATGAA ATCATGCTAGTCGTGAAAGAGAGAAAGAGCCTAAAAAAGATATCTTTTCTAGCTCATTCTCTAGGTGGACTGATTGCGAGATATGGAGTTGCTGCTCTTTATACCCCGATCGTATCTAGCGATTTGTCTACTGGAAACAGAAACCCACTGTGCTCTTCAAATAACGGGTTGATTGCTGAGCTGGAACCGATCAATTTTATCACATTGGCAACCCCGCATCTTGGCGTTAGAGGCAAAAAGCAG CTTCCGTTTCTCTTTGGAGTCTCCATCTTGGAAAAACTTGCTGCACCAATGGCTCCCATTTTCGCTGGTCACACCGGTAGTCAGCTCTTCCTTACAGACGAAGAACCTAACAAACCGCCTCTTCTGCTAAGAATGGCATCGGATTGTGAAGATGGGAAGTTTAT ATCTGCACTCGGTGCTTTCAGATCCCGCACGATTTATGCTAACATCTGTTATGACC ATATGGTCGGTTGGCGCACATCCTCTATAAGAAGGGAGACGGAACTCATTGAG CCATCTACACGATCTCTGGACGGTTACAAGCATGTCGTAGAAGTTGAACATTGCCCCCCCATTTCATCGGAGGGTCCTCGTTTCCCTCCAGAAGCAACCAAAGCGAAGGAGGCTGCTCAAAACGAACCCAGCACACAAAATACATTAGAATATCATGAAATTCTGGAAG AGGAAATGATACGCGGCTTGCAACAACTGGGGTGGAAGAAAGTTGACGTTAGCTTCGAGTCTGCACCCCTGCCCTTCTTTGCTCATAACAATATCAAT GTGAAGAACGAGCGGCTTCATAATGCTGGAGCTGGAGTTATTGCTCATGTCGTCGACAGCATAAAGCAACAAGAATCCGACACACTGGTTGCTGCTGCTACCTTGTAG
- the LOC116015898 gene encoding putative lipase YDR444W isoform X1: MASLAPLFHGRVSLSPNSCSPSPYCCSTSSSSLRPGFNRKFISLSDMNNLWKSLSLRALSMATTQGDIASPSVIIDEEDNPEHLLVLVHGIMGSPGDWTYVQAELKRQLGRSFMIYASSSNAYTKTFTGIDEAGKRLADEIMLVVKERKSLKKISFLAHSLGGLIARYGVAALYTPIVSSDLSTGNRNPLCSSNNGLIAELEPINFITLATPHLGVRGKKQLPFLFGVSILEKLAAPMAPIFAGHTGSQLFLTDEEPNKPPLLLRMASDCEDGKFISALGAFRSRTIYANICYDHMVGWRTSSIRRETELIEPSTRSLDGYKHVVEVEHCPPISSEGPRFPPEATKAKEAAQNEPSTQNTLEYHEILEEEMIRGLQQLGWKKVDVSFESAPLPFFAHNNINVKNERLHNAGAGVIAHVVDSIKQQESDTLVAAATL, encoded by the exons atggcgTCATTGGCGCCATTGTTTCATGGTCGTGTTAGCCTGTCCCCAAATTCTTGCTCCCCTTCGCCTTATTGTTGTTCAACCTCTTCTTCCAGTCTTCGCCCAGGGTTTAATCGGAAATTCATCAGCCTTTCAG ATATGAATAATCTCTGGAAAAGTTTAAGCCTAAGAGCTCTTTCTATGGCTACAACTCAAGGAGACATTGCATCTCCGAGTGTCATCATTGATGAAGAAGATAACCCTGAGCATCTTCTTGTCCTTGTTCACGGCATCATGGGAAG CCCGGGTGACTGGACTTATGTACAAGCAGAGCTGAAGAGGCAGCTGGGAAGAAGTTTTATGATCTATG CAAGCTCCTCTAACGCCTACACCAAAACATTTACCGGGATTGATGAGGCTGGAAAACGACTAGCGGATGAA ATCATGCTAGTCGTGAAAGAGAGAAAGAGCCTAAAAAAGATATCTTTTCTAGCTCATTCTCTAGGTGGACTGATTGCGAGATATGGAGTTGCTGCTCTTTATACCCCGATCGTATCTAGCGATTTGTCTACTGGAAACAGAAACCCACTGTGCTCTTCAAATAACGGGTTGATTGCTGAGCTGGAACCGATCAATTTTATCACATTGGCAACCCCGCATCTTGGCGTTAGAGGCAAAAAGCAG CTTCCGTTTCTCTTTGGAGTCTCCATCTTGGAAAAACTTGCTGCACCAATGGCTCCCATTTTCGCTGGTCACACCGGTAGTCAGCTCTTCCTTACAGACGAAGAACCTAACAAACCGCCTCTTCTGCTAAGAATGGCATCGGATTGTGAAGATGGGAAGTTTAT ATCTGCACTCGGTGCTTTCAGATCCCGCACGATTTATGCTAACATCTGTTATGACC ATATGGTCGGTTGGCGCACATCCTCTATAAGAAGGGAGACGGAACTCATTGAG CCATCTACACGATCTCTGGACGGTTACAAGCATGTCGTAGAAGTTGAACATTGCCCCCCCATTTCATCGGAGGGTCCTCGTTTCCCTCCAGAAGCAACCAAAGCGAAGGAGGCTGCTCAAAACGAACCCAGCACACAAAATACATTAGAATATCATGAAATTCTGGAAG AGGAAATGATACGCGGCTTGCAACAACTGGGGTGGAAGAAAGTTGACGTTAGCTTCGAGTCTGCACCCCTGCCCTTCTTTGCTCATAACAATATCAAT GTGAAGAACGAGCGGCTTCATAATGCTGGAGCTGGAGTTATTGCTCATGTCGTCGACAGCATAAAGCAACAAGAATCCGACACACTGGTTGCTGCTGCTACCTTGTAG
- the LOC116030209 gene encoding 14-3-3-like protein D, whose product MASPSKDRETFVYVAKLAEQAERYDEMVDSMNKVAKLDVELTVEERNLLSVGYKNVIGARRASWRILSSIEQKEEARGNEQNVKRIKDYRQKVETELSNICSDIMSVLDGNLIPSCTTGESTVFFYKMKGDYYRYLAEFKAADERKEAADQSLKAYQAATTKAESELSPTHPIRLGLALNFSVFYYEIMNSSEKACHLAKQAFDEAISELDNLNEESYKDSTLIMQLLRDNLTLWTSDAPEDGEEGQKADGSAKPSMDEDAE is encoded by the exons ATGGCTTCACCTTCCAAGGACCGTGAAACCTTCGTCTACGTCGCCAAGCTCGCCGAGCAAGCCGAACGATATGACG AAATGGTGGATTCCATGAATAAAGTAGCTAAGCTAGATGTGGAGCTGACTGTTGAGGAGCGGAATCTGCTCTCTGTTGGGTACAAGAATGTGATTGGAGCTCGAAGGGCTTCCTGGAGGATTCTTTCTTCCATTGAACAGAAGGAAGAAGCCAGAGGAAATGAACAAAATGTGAAGCGGATCAAAGATTATAGACAGAAGGTTGAGACCGAGTTGTCAAACATTTGTAGTGACATTATGTCTGTGCTAGATGGAAATTTGATTCCTTCTTGTACAACTGGTGAATCCACAGTGTTTTTCTACAAAAT GAAAGGGGATTACTACAGGTACTTGGCCGAGTTTAAGGCGGCAGATGAAAGAAAAGAGGCTGCTGACCAATCACTCAAAGCATATCAG GCAGCTACTACTAAAGCAGAGTCTGAACTGTCTCCTACACATCCAATAAGATTAGGCTTGGCTTTGAACTTCTCAGTCTTCTactatgaaattatgaattccTCTGAGAA GGCCTGTCACCTTGCAAAGCAGGCTTTTGATGAAGCCATCTCAGAGTTAGATAACTTGAATGAGGAGTCCTACAAGGATAGCACATTAATCATGCAACTCCTAAGGGACAACCTTACATTATGGACTTCTGACGCTCCAGAGGATGGAG AGGAAGGGCAGAAGGCAGATGGATCTGCAAAGCCCAGCATGGATGAAGACGCCGAG TAA
- the LOC115998449 gene encoding probable inactive dual specificity protein phosphatase-like At4g18593, with translation MEASNTCDTGSDLKPEVIYRCKKCRRIVASADQVVAHQRGGGQKCFKWKKRSDGDDDAEPECSSIFVEPMKWMQTLEEGCVQDKLQCVGCKARLGYFNWAGMQCNCGAWVNPAFQLHKSRLDECRP, from the exons ATGGAAGCCTCAAACACTTGTGATACAGGTTCTGATCTGAAACCCGAGGTCATATATCGCTGCAAGAAATGCCGGAGAATTGTTGCTTCAGCAGATCAAGTTGTGGCTCATCAGCGCGGAGGTGGACAAAAATGTTTTAAGTGGAAAAAGAGgagtgatggtgatgatgatgctGAACCCGAATGCTCGTCTATTTTCGTGGAACCCATGAAGTGGATGCAAACAT TGGAAGAAGGTTGCGTGCAGGATAAGCTTCAGTGCGTGGGCTGCAAAGCGCGTCTGGGCTACTTCAACTGGGCAGGCATGCAATGCAACTGTGGAGCATGGGTTAACCCCGCCTTTCAGCTGCACAAAAGTCGCCTAGATGAATGCCGCCCTTGA